One genomic segment of Panicum virgatum strain AP13 chromosome 2N, P.virgatum_v5, whole genome shotgun sequence includes these proteins:
- the LOC120662779 gene encoding protein MEI2-like 6 has protein sequence MESQPLSADAKPYIPLATCVGPPPVAVAQLPSPGFFPQPVPYPYQPPPPQAGFLGGLPGCWGFPPGPGGVGIPAGALPHPAWAPPMPPPHEAIATSAGSPYAMARTPSQGSGKQPSRSRRTGRVPGTRPPPPRLDVPPRLLRPAAGRRPGPSAASRGSKAAGAGGLWPAKEDPASRGPKDPVAGEEAAANEPSPRSVLVASSPPISPTTSLPSSFPLPCLPPAAAAQTPPTEPPAHCAEHGAGTMPAVPPKMRRRRVPRRAQPASGPDGEVRRGAMKPRLLFDPASRRTTLMIRHLPNHFTRMRLMAIIDEHCFIENEKIAPGGVRSEYDFLYVPIDFRTLANKGYAFVNMTSPDAARRLWEHLHGHRWEVKRCGKTCAVDYAAVQGLDRLLDHFSWSSFVCDSEELLPLRFEPPRDGTRPAQGVAHVVGCLRRRS, from the exons ATGGAGTCCCAACCCCTCAGTGCCGATGCCAAGCCCTACATCCCGCTCGCGACGTGCGTAGGCCCTCCTCCGGTGGCGGTGGCCCAGCTTCCGTCGCCTGGCTTCTTCCCGCAGCCGGTGCCGTACCCGTaccagcctccgcctccacaGGCGGGGTTCCTGGGCGGTTTACCGGGCTGCTGGGGTTTCCCTCCAGGCCCCGGCGGCGTGGGGATACCGGCCGGCGCGTTGCCTCACCCTGCCtgggcgccgcccatgccgccgccgcacgaagCTATAGCCACGTCGGCGGGGTCGCCCTACGCAATGGCGAGGACGCCGTCGCAGGGCTCCGGCAAGCAGCCTTCGCGCTCCAGGCGCACCGGGCGTGTTCCCGgtacccggccgccgccgccgcgtctcgACGTGCCGCCGCGGTTGCTTAGACCGGCGGCTGGGCGTCGTCCGGGACCTAGCGCAGCCTCCCGCGGCTCGAAGGCCGCTGGTGCCGGAGGCCTCTGGCCCGCGAAGGAGGATCCGGCGTCCCGCGGCCCCAAGGACCCGGTGGctggagaggaggcggcggccaacGAGCCATCCCCGCGGTCGGTGCTCGTTGCCTCGAGCCCGCCGATCTCACCGACGACGTCCCTTCCGTCGTCGTTCCCGTTGCCATGCCTgcctccggcggccgcggcccaaACCCCGCCAACGGAGCCGCCAGCCCACTGCGCCGAGCACGGTGCAGGTACCATGCCGGCCGTCCCACCGAagatgaggcggcggcgcgtgcctcGTCGTGCCCAGCCGGCTTCTGGTCCTGACGGCGAAGTGCGGCGCGGCGCCATGAAGCCCCGGCTGTTGTTCGACCCAGCTTCCAGGCGCACCACTCTAATGATCCGCCACTTACCCAATCATTTCAC GCGGATGCGGCTGATGGCCATCATCGATGAGCACTGCTTCATCGAGAACGAGAAGATCGCGCCTGGCGGGGTGAGGTCGGAGTACGACTTCCTCTACGTGCCAATCGATTTCCG GACCTTGGCCAACAAGGGCTACGCGTTCGTGAACATGACATCGCCGGACGCGGCGCGCCGGCTCTGGGAGCACCTCCACGGCCACCGCTGGGAGGTCAAGCGCTGCGGCAAGACCTGCGCCGTCGACTACGCGGCCGTGCAG GGGCTTGACAGGTTGCTGGATCACTTCTCCTGGTCGTCCTTCGTGTGCGACAGCGAGGAGCTCTTGCCCCTTCGGTTCGAGCCACCGCGCGACGGCACCCGGCCGGCTCAGGGCGTGGCGCATGTCGTCGGCTGCCTGCGACGCCGGTCGTGA